GGTGAACTATAAACACATAGTCCTTGATTATTATAATTCGCACAACTATTTACATAGTTTCTCTTGATGTAGAATTTGTTGAAAGACAACACTCGATACTTGTAtatgactgaatgactgactgactgactgactgaatgaatgaatgaatgaatgaatgaatgaatgaatgaatgcatgaatgcatgaatgaatgaataaatgaatgaatgaatgaatgacaattgttttttatttaagtGCATGAGTCTGATGAACGTGAATttaattgtatatacatattattgtcTTCATTGTGTTTTCCCTCCCTCGAAACTAACCTTTCTGAATACTTCTAGGTCATAATTATTTGCTttattatgatttattttttaagCTGGAATAAAACCCGAGAAAACAACTATGACAGTCAGTTTGGGAGACGATGTAAcaataaccatgacaacaagcATACAGCAGTCATTGTTAAAATGGAAACATAATGGGAATGATAAACCAGAATGGAATGGTCttaaaagtataacaatatcATTTGCTAAGATCAGTGATGGAGgagtctatgaatgttataaagaTCAGACTCAACGGCAAGATGGGAAAAGCGGATTCATGAGACTCATCGTAAGAGGTATGTCTGTTTTCCAAGATAACTACTTAATCGACTGAGAAAAAATCTCTACAATATAGCGAAATTCATGTCATAGAAGTGTATGTACACGTAAGGTTATGTCTAAGTATCAGTTGATTACTATATAATTCAAAGAGTGCTGCTTGTAGTGTCGCTGTCCAGTCGAATATAATTACATAGGTTGTTTAGTTTACACTGGATCGAGATAGCACATATATATGTTCCGTCACGGAAGCTTATGTTCCTCATTCTGAAATACTTTCTGacatatctcaagaatgcaagcttcagatttcatataattaGGGACATATATCAACCATCACAATGCgcacatgtcctataaagtttgttgacatagcttttatttttaattattaatttacataattattaattttcagtaattacttCAGAATGcacaaattccatataatttggcacatacatcaaccatgacaaagccTGTTGATaatgtttttagttttaatgagtaatttgtatttattacacACATTGATAGTAAAGATTGGACATGTCCTTTACATCTTGCTGATATAGCTTTATTggtaatgattaatttgcataattaatcatttttcaataattaggcaatatgttatgGATGCAGCTATacatttcatatagtttcatatatttaattttccaatcAAGGGGCACATCATGTACAGTAtctatagctcagaattttgcattccaacaatgtatgtaggaagtacaaaattCTATAGTGTTGCCCCTACAggaggtattcagtttaaatctggttgagTAGGCCATATGTCAATTTACATTAGGTAAAATATGCCAAAACttccaaatatgatatttctcgattgtaacaatgtattagttttattttaattctttctCTATTAGGTTTTAACGTGATTGGAAACGTcgtaatgttacaatgttacattCCATAAATAGTTAAACACGGTTGAAAACCATTATAGTTCATGtctaatattatatattataaatatttgacGGAGTTAATGTAAACACTTGGTTTTTAAGTAAACAATACATACCCTTTGAAATGTGTTGTTTCAGGGTGTCCAAATGGTAAATACGGTGTAGGCTGTCAGACAGCATGTCCAACTTGTTACAATGGAGGAGTATGTAATGCTGACACGGGTGAGTGTATATGTCCACCTGGATTCATGGGAGGTAATTGTCAAACTGGTAAGTGAAATACTATTATTTAAGTCTTTAAAGATTTATAATTTTAACGCATGTaaatcttttgaaaaaaaagttgctaTCTTTCAGCATGATGACCATCTGTTAGTGTGCTATATTCTTTGTatcttgaatacaaatatatgtgggaTTGAGAATCACTGGTATTTGCTGCttattaaagctgcactaccTACAACTTGGACATTTTTTTCTTCgagtaaccaaagatatattcactaaagaCTGGTGAAGTGCTTatgaaaagacattgtatctgttagtTAGCGGTGAATACTATCAGTTGATGGTGTAgcgacaagtttaaatcttgagcaaaactGTGGTTTTGATTCTGATGCCATTTTAAAACTGCACTAATAGTAACCGGAGAATAATTTTCCGATCAGACAACCAGAATCTATAccctgaaaattgtttaaaataccGGTTATTAgatataattgtacatgttaataagGGGTCAACATTATCCATAAGTAGttcagaaacaggttgaaacaTTGTCGCCGTTGGGGGCGTTGACTTTGGTATACGGATTCCCAAGTCtatttgatatgatttatattgtatacagctacaaaaacaTGTTTACCCAGAGGTTATGCAATTCTGTTAAGGATGCACGATATTTTGAGTAACTTATtgtatttaacaaaacattttcactaAACATGCCAGTTGCAACTTGTAACTTGATATCTCATGAATAGTTATTCTCAATAATTTCTTTAATTGTCCTTAATATAATTCAGTTTATCTCATAGTCCACACTGTGTAATGTAGAGCTGTGCCTTCATAACTGGGTACACTATTGCACACTTCATTGGACATAGTTCATCTTTTTGTCACGTGACATGATTAAGCCTGATGTAAAAGCAGATTTTTGAGGACACATAGGGTTGTATAGGTTTGCAAATAACAATCGCCGATCAGAAAGATATATGAAATATCGACAGTTTGATAGGTAACCTGAGTTTGAGGTCAATTGTTTACAACTTCTAAACattacaaactgaaataaaGTTTGCATGTAAGCATGCTTTGTTTAGTTTGAACAACGGTTGTGTCCTCCACTCTGAACGATTTTCGTCTAATTAGTCGTTCCTTGTAGATGCCCagaaggtgaaatttgcatatataccaCAAGTAATACCTCGCTCTAGTTTGACCATTATTTTCACAGCATATATGACAATTCATTTTCTGAATATACATCTACAAGCAAAGACCCTTTGCGAGATTCACTAAACCCTATATTTGATATAGTCTTAAATAATAACTGAACGACATTCTGAGCCCAAACCTACTGTTCAAACTTCACACAATTTCTTTCATAGTTACTTTAATATGATAGTGGTATATATCGttgtcattactttttcattgaATTATATAGCATGTGGTGTAAATAAATTTGGAGCTGACTGTGGTAGAGAATGTTCAGCTATAAATGAACCTAATATTCTAAAATGTAAAGCATCAAGTATCTGTACTGGTGATCCCTATGGATGTTCCTGTGCTACATCATTAACTGCAAGCAACTGTGAAACCAGTAAGACACGCAGACATTTCTTTTGTGGTCCTACTTATGAGTAAGCGACCAAAGAATAGCAATTTAACGTTTTGTAAAGTTTTGGATGGATACTCTAACATACTTaagtttttgtaaataaattcaTTCAAAATATGACCAGATTAAGACGGTTTGAACATTTTTCGGACAATACTATGTAAACAAATACGAGCAGTGAAATTCAAGGTGCTTGTTGTGGAGTAAATGTATCGTCAGCTCAGCATGTAACCTGACATTGTGTACAATGATGTCCTTATTATGACCATTATTGTAATTAAATAACTTGCtattaatttcttttaattGTTCATATTGATCATTTAATTGTACCTTTTAAATATCATTCATCACATACAGTCTGTCCTCCTGGTACGTATGGTGCTGGATGTACACAGACATGTCATTGTACATCAGGATGTAATGCAGCCACAGGATGTCCAGGAGATAGTACCTGTGAATCAGGATGGAGTGGAACATATTGCAATAGTAAGTAATAATAAACGTATCCGCTGAATGAAATCTATAATCTCATAGGGACGAAAAAGCCTGatttatacaattattttacaCGGTTGGTGTGGGTGTTATAAGTAGTTTGCAAAACGTTAGCAGCTCCGAGTCATACCAACCTAATATATCTGACTCTTTGGCGTTAGTAGGTAATGAATACAGTCCGTGTCTGGAATCAAATTAACCATTGGCATTACTTAGTAAAAGATTGTAATGAAGCCTTTTATGTCTTTCTGTTTTATCACgattttatattgtattgtactgtgttgTTGTATAACTGTGTgcatgttttgtctttgttttataaCTGTGTgcatgttttgtctttgttttatcTTTAACAACGCAAGACACCTTCCTGTTCGGCTTTATCGGCTTTACAGTCGTTTTGTTCAATAACGtattctaatctaatctaatctaatctaatctaatctatatGTTGATGTGAGCTGCTATTTCCATGTCGTCTTTACTGTAATATCGGCCCACACAACACATTATTATAGCAAACAAAACCAAGCAGATGCAAGGCTAGTAGAAAACAACTTCACCCTTTAGGACTTGATGTTAGACGAAGCACACACTGGTTTAGGAGAGAGTTATAGCTGTCTACTTAATGCTGACAAATAACCCCCTGAGCCAGCAGATGTAAGGCTACCGACATGTAAATTAACAACCTGTCATAATCAAATAGTCCCTGACATGTACTTGTCATCACTATCACCATGCGTCACtattatagtaaacagtacaTTACAGTTTCTCTAAAATTCACTGAATCAAAATCTTGTGACAGAGTGTGCATTATTAACAATTCTGAAATGGATGAAGATGGAATTGAGGCCAAATAAACAacagtgtgtttccgataacctgacctACCCCAGATTAAGCCCTcgaccctaaatattttttttttgcctgcaaaaaggtaaaattccACAATTTACTTCTAGTTcgtgtacaccttcatgcctttgcctcacCTGGGATGACTTTTTTTAAATCGTATCCAGAGAGAAACGAGGTCTTTTTAGGCTATAAACGTACAGTTTGCATATTACGTGTGAGCTTataattgtttactttgtttacttcttttacacctcatcaaactattTCGGAAGTATTGTCACCGACGAGTACCGAGTTATCTTATCATGGGATCgaagtaaattttaaaaatttaaatttaaaaaaagaatccCAGTCTACCTTCCTGGCCTATTTTcagaagtcatgttatcggaaacaaatattttttgtctAAGCATTTATCCATCGACTGTTTTGATTTTAGCTgtgagtcaatatttcattatattactTTTGGGTTTTTTAGTACCTAGTACCTGTACTGCTGGTATGTATGGATATCTTTGTAACTACAACTGTCACTGTAAAGACAATGCAGCATGTAATAAGAATACAGGTGCATGTCCAAATGGAGAATGTGCTCCGGGATGGTTTTCTTTAACTAATAAGCTTAATGAATGCCAGGGAGGTGAGTGTTGTATAGCTCGTATTTTGATATGcaatttcatacatgtttgaattCAATTTAGGGAACAAGCTGAATTTACGGAGGGGGTGGGCCGAGGTGAAAATGGAGTCCTCGAAAAAATGGAATGCAAAGGGCCCCGCCCCCTGAAGATTTtgcaaattaaacctcaggagcggcCATTTACCGAGAACATTTGcaaaaccagatgtaaactgaatgttttCCATAAAGGCAAAGCCTTTACATTTTTGTTCCTACATATattaattgttggaatgcaaagaTTTGATCTATAGCTCGTGCAGCGACAGAGAAGAAGCagcgtagcggctcaatgactcgTACGCATGCTCGATAGTCTCTGTGCGATAAAAaaccaaggatgcattgcggagCAATGACTACCCATGTGCGTGCTATGACCTCAGACTTACGCTATTTTAGCCAAACTGGTGACTCCAAATTTTGAATCACATCGTTCCTCAACGAGCGACAAACTAGTGCATGTGTCAAAATTATTCACTGTTCAGGAGTTATCTCTGACGTTGCCGTTATATTCtcctttaaagtggccatatggatgagaatttggtatttattttggatttttatttgataaaacagcttcaccatgtttttctacttgaaaaaataatgcaaaataacatataccaagtccatgttcataactcaatacattgcaaacagatgcaaaaagtgtaaaaagtttgttattgtacgtacaataacaaacattttacacattgtttaatgttttgccgtttattgagatgtgaacacggacttggtatatgttatttcacattatttcacattatttttattagaaaaacatggtgaagctgttttatcaaataaaaatccaaaataaatacaaaattctcatccatatggccactttaatactcGACTATTTACAAAGACGAATTTAATACATGCCAAACATGATGCTGTAGACTTTCAACTAGCATTCGTCAATGTCgtcaaaaaatataacaaccttttgatgaaatggtgacgttgtgtccgatcattagtttcctgttcaattttactctgaaaacattTTAGTCAGTAGtttgacatcgtacatcgtgcgacaatgaaaacatatattttcCGAAATGGCGGgtagtgacgtcacaaactatcgtgAGGTTTTGGAGTCCTCAACAGTATGTATTACGATATTTCGTCCTGCCGCGATGCATATGTCACTATGTGTACGTATATACGCAACTTTTTAGAGGTTTGAAGCTGTACTCGTCTTTTGATATTTagtttgaaacaattttaggaaaaataatcaaaaaacttattgaaaaaaaatcagtgtgCAAAGATTGAGTTTAGAGAAGATTTAGAGATTAGATATGAAATAATGGCATGctatgaaatacaaaaaaataggCATCGAAAGGAACAGTAGGTCATGCAAAATGTTGAAACCTTTCGTATTTCTATCACCTTGGTAACATGTCATTTTCATTTACCTCAGTTCTGCCAAAATTTGCAAGAGGTTATTTACCGACTGTTGAGGTTGAAGCTACCCAAGTAACTGTACAATGGCGGAAGTGGAATGAATCAATCGACGTTGGTTATGGGCCAGTAGAAGCTTACAGAGTGTATTCCAAACAGACAGACGGTGATGATGATTGGACTCAGCATCAAGATATCACAGTACAAGATCCAGAAGTAGCAAGTTACAACACAATTGTTTCTGGACTGTTGTGGTCGACTAGTTATGATTTCGCAGTGGCGGTCAAAATCCAAGAGCAAATGGAAGAAGATGTCAAACACATTCGAACAGAAACCACTTTGTGTGATGGTTAGTATTGTGGATTCAGCCACTTTGATGATTGATTTAAAATTTGTAACACAAGAAACACTGTTGCTGTATTTGAAACAATTTCATTGCTAGTATATTTCATATGATTTGGTCCCCAGCAAAAGCATTCTGCCACTATTTTGAAATTCCTCACTAATACATAGATTTATGTTGACATATTATAGCTTAAATCACTGAGCTGAATTATTTTCAGTTTGACACTGCACTTGCTGCAACtggaaatttattttgaaactgttttggtAGGTATAGTGACTTACTCGTATTTACATCCTGAACAGTGTTGATTCAACTGTtgtttgatgtatttgtgtagctttACTTATAGTATGATACAATGAAGTCagtgaaattgatttttgggtccgcacctcAAAATGAACGTAAttgtttttgtaatatttatgcaTATAATTAacatctaattaacatgtacattgtcaatcGTTGTCGTTTTAAACAATGCTCGatgaatatgttgttgttggttgtctAATAGAAAAATAATACCCTAGTTACAATTAGTGCACCTTCAATTATTACtatttcaatacattatattagtaAGCAGAAGTGTAGTCAATCATTATTTACAGATTCCATGCATGTGACCATATAGTTGATCAGCATTATGCGCTTGTCAATATTAAGTGAAACATCTCAAATTCCACTGTGTTTTTATCACAGTTAAGAAAAACCATGCTCCAAGAAGGATATTTTTTTCCGTTCCTCTCAACAAAACTAATTTCTTAATTTACTGTTACGTATTTAAACTTGCCGTGTGTGAATCATTATtgtttgatgaaaatgaaaacctAAGGTTTAGTTATTAAATGTGTAATGCTGTAATAATAATTATTCTATGTATTTGTTACGTTGTAAGTGGTGCTTGTTTTTATTGTTACAGTACCAGGAAAACCAATAATATCGAGTGCTGAGTCAACAAAACCAAATGAAATTCAGATTAATGTCGAGGTGAGAGTCATTTGCTGATTATTGTCTTGTGCACGTGTCTCGACATCAAATATCTCCATTTAAATAGGCATATAAGACCAACCCGATAACCATTCTAATGTTGCATTTTGTCCTTCTTCAAATGTATTTCTTGTGCGCAAATCTCGAAGAATAGGTCATATTGCTGATTTCTTCCTTGATgacaaagtggccatatggataatgattgggtatttattttggatttgtaattcaCAAAACgattttgtcatggcttccgTTGAAAAACCAATGGGAAACAACATGTGCCATGTCCTTATTTGTATCTCAATAAATTTCAAGAGgttaataaatgtgtcaaatgtttgttattgtatggacaataacaaactttttacatatttttttttagcttcTTGTACTCtatcgagttacaaacacagatttggtatctgttctttcacattgatttttcaagtgggAAGCCGTGATAAAAACGTGTCCCATTGCTCTTTACAGGTTACTGATATCAGATGTATTGATAATGGAAACAATGGATATATTGACTTCTTTACAATCAGACACAGAAAGGCTAACAATGGAGGTGATTATGAAAGCAGGATTGGACCCAGTGGCACTGATCGATCATTTACAGTAGCCGAATTAATGCCTTACACAGAATATGAGGTGgagataaaatttaaaaatgctGATGAAGAAAGTCCATGGAGTACAACAGTGACAGTTAGGACAGCTGAAGGTGGTAAGGAGTATATTAAATAAACATAGTGATACCTATAAACGTGAAAACGGATGGTCTTATTGTTTACTCCAtttgtcaaattaaaaaaacattcaaaaatcaaacaacaacTGAGACAAAGGACGACCTTCATTTTCAGCATATCTGACTAAAACtcaatttttgaaaatgactCCAGATTACATGGAATTAAGTGGTAgtactttttgttgttgtacgttTCAGGCAAACAtcttttttgtatgtatatctaCGTGTCAGCATTTAGCATTATAGCAGCATAAACATTCGTCCTTTTTCCATTTGATATTCAGTTCCTGGTATGCCTGCATCGATCGAAATTAAGCAAATTACATACGATAGCATAGAGTTAGAATGGAAGGAACCAGCTATATTTAGTGGAGATATTGAGCATTATGGAGTAAGTTACGTTACATATCGTATAGAATATTCCATAATGTTGATATTGTGGGGGCGAGGGGTGTTTTGAAACCATCAGAATCATTTGGAAGCTGACATAACTACAATATTTATCAAAGTTATTGACAATACACTTAAGAGatgttatttgttttcattgcatTCTGACAAAATGAGGGAATATTACAAGCGGAATCACAGCACACAATAACCTACACCGCAGCTTCGTTTTCGAAAGAAATCATACAATAGATTAATATTTGTTAACTTCCAATTGGCAGTTTCAAGAGGGTAAAGGTTTTCTCCGTCTGTCATGTTTTTGTCAGTACACCTAATTGTCAACAATAATTAATTGAAGAAAAGTATTGAGAAATATTCCATAagtcttgtttttgtttgtgaatggGGTTAATGCAAACCATATGGAGCTATCAATAAATTTAAAGTTTTCAACTATCTAAGAAgcaaaataatcaaatacaaataaataccatagtataaatataaaattcacaatactttatttttccAGATGAGATACATTTCAAGGGAGTCTGTCTTCAGAAGTATGGTAATGGAGTCCAAAACTGTTCTCGTAGAAGGAGACATACACACTTATACCCTTACAAATTTAGCTACAGGAACCAAATACGAAATATACTTAAATGCCAGTACTTCCAAAGGATTTGGTGAAACTCTAACTGTATTCACCGGTACATCATTTACTGGTATGTATTAAGttttttgattatttgtggtatTTGAATATGGATTATATGATTGATCAGTCCTACAGTTAGTGTTTATATAATGAGACAAAATAATTCACCAATTTCATATCTTATACTGAGGGAattaaatttcattcaaatgcaGAATACTTTTAAAGTATGTGACATTCTTGAAAAGTATTATTTCATTCATGTGTACATTTGCACATGGTCACACATAGAAATAGCTGgatgggtgggttggtgggttggtgggttggtgggttgatggatagatggatggatagatggatggatggatggatggatggatgcatagatagatagatagatagatagatagatagatagatagatagatagatagatagatagatagatagatagatagattaataaatatattccaaCATTCACATTGTTTCTTTCGAACAAACAACATGGCTAAGAAATGTTGCCAAGAGAAAGTCGTTATAATTGTAAATTGCTTTATGTGCGTTACTCCATTGCAGTTGATGTGTCAGAAGAGCTTACTTTCTCAGGAGACCATTTGGAACCGATAGCCATTACCGATTCCACTG
The Glandiceps talaboti chromosome 6, keGlaTala1.1, whole genome shotgun sequence genome window above contains:
- the LOC144436825 gene encoding uncharacterized protein LOC144436825 is translated as MGYLDFQLCDQLLILHVTFSAILSVSAARLDISVYNFRAIASTSSRDIGGYSSGNTVSTVGTDFTFGRVVDTGTGTGLPINIRYEVFNNYGRRLHLGGGDEQAGVYYCEATANGETERIQTVMMSYLAGIKPEKTTMTVSLGDDVTITMTTSIQQSLLKWKHNGNDKPEWNGLKSITISFAKISDGGVYECYKDQTQRQDGKSGFMRLIVRGCPNGKYGVGCQTACPTCYNGGVCNADTGECICPPGFMGGNCQTACGVNKFGADCGRECSAINEPNILKCKASSICTGDPYGCSCATSLTASNCETICPPGTYGAGCTQTCHCTSGCNAATGCPGDSTCESGWSGTYCNIPSTCTAGMYGYLCNYNCHCKDNAACNKNTGACPNGECAPGWFSLTNKLNECQGVLPKFARGYLPTVEVEATQVTVQWRKWNESIDVGYGPVEAYRVYSKQTDGDDDWTQHQDITVQDPEVASYNTIVSGLLWSTSYDFAVAVKIQEQMEEDVKHIRTETTLCDVPGKPIISSAESTKPNEIQINVEVTDIRCIDNGNNGYIDFFTIRHRKANNGGDYESRIGPSGTDRSFTVAELMPYTEYEVEIKFKNADEESPWSTTVTVRTAEGVPGMPASIEIKQITYDSIELEWKEPAIFSGDIEHYGMRYISRESVFRSMVMESKTVLVEGDIHTYTLTNLATGTKYEIYLNASTSKGFGETLTVFTGTSFTVDVSEELTFSGDHLEPIAITDSTAIVTLPQLSKDTTLSSDSALLDYIIVVEYDKISERRKKREIDPDHLSSYSNSNVPYYITAAIPLKDLAKTFTIGDGSVYDGYFNAPLIPTIQYYIYYGFASDVTGEIAYSLENEPRTSFKAAGPTKGTSPLIGAIIGGIFAPLLVLCIIIGVVLFIKRMNSRKIGENTQEEPCIEIEKNDEYAEPGRNPYYMYPNMETETGRPKCSSDEPTYESVGSETIELEDKPVPNIVSDDEGLDNYMRFKD